A genomic window from Marinobacter adhaerens HP15 includes:
- a CDS encoding single-stranded-DNA-specific exonuclease RecJ family protein codes for MNDWPNNADFTDSDQTTFASTKRRFNEDSAHALAAVKKAILEKRDDAYTTQNVGHKLINEMAESVASNIADAFLYGRKVLVVGRSNSDHVLAIVTFIRSMKLLSQAMQRTRDVIETNRGSLGDWCGNFETDYSLMYSNPSQSGDPFTAVEEALGTKSPDIILVLDPVKGLLDYLEALNLKDDIRIVSVLSDSPRHEIRPSDAVLYPDCSLFEEDVNKKALTLTSLVYELCTQCREQAIEKVVKHPRSQALMAQLQSACLESSEGLVALSLLLDDMPMTRLVRHFVKRGVEQINRGAILQPRTAHSKGVLSYGMRSLLAECELPLPVTSQSLQFGLSPLFSALCYAGTAEILIDCLLSNERKTASDKAAKASLIKAKTYFPSLKHLAGLMKGDSEKLDPSPAGDVHRFRYVVHDLDAANEKYIPVFAEQKHAEHGVTQLVVSESAPGYARCFVRSDVINVNDVLRECSFRLAVKGANFCFWADAFSGDILMPTSCFSDFEKIIARCLSESSAVEQSSENVIHDGPLGVNQRTSALALWVEKQPWGRQYPEPLFRQSFVVQKSSTLMESHQEVKVRDVTPEGKVSHGEAFNLLWRNSVDKDQGRLRPDSIIDVEYRLKVRRSKSTSEVYGEIVNLSLVTEDIAQSLPG; via the coding sequence ATGAATGATTGGCCAAACAATGCGGATTTTACGGATTCTGATCAGACAACATTCGCGTCCACAAAGCGGCGTTTCAATGAAGACTCTGCTCACGCTTTGGCTGCAGTGAAAAAGGCTATTCTAGAAAAGCGCGACGATGCATATACCACGCAAAATGTTGGGCACAAGCTCATCAACGAGATGGCAGAGTCTGTAGCTTCTAACATCGCCGATGCGTTTCTATATGGAAGAAAAGTTCTGGTCGTTGGTCGTAGTAACTCAGACCATGTGCTTGCCATTGTCACTTTCATCAGGTCAATGAAGCTTCTTTCTCAGGCTATGCAGCGAACCCGAGACGTTATTGAAACGAACAGAGGAAGCCTCGGTGATTGGTGCGGTAATTTCGAGACAGACTATAGCTTGATGTATTCAAACCCATCTCAAAGCGGCGATCCGTTTACAGCCGTAGAGGAAGCGTTGGGTACAAAATCGCCCGACATCATACTGGTGCTTGACCCGGTTAAGGGATTACTCGACTACCTAGAAGCGCTGAATCTGAAAGATGATATACGGATTGTAAGTGTACTATCGGACTCGCCCCGCCATGAAATTAGGCCCAGTGATGCCGTACTATACCCGGATTGTTCCTTGTTTGAGGAAGATGTAAATAAAAAAGCGCTGACATTGACCTCACTTGTGTACGAGCTTTGCACGCAGTGCAGGGAACAGGCAATTGAAAAGGTTGTTAAACATCCTCGATCGCAAGCTTTAATGGCGCAGCTTCAATCTGCTTGTCTTGAGTCGAGTGAAGGGCTCGTTGCCCTATCGTTATTGCTCGATGATATGCCGATGACACGGTTGGTACGTCACTTTGTTAAGCGTGGTGTGGAGCAAATCAACCGGGGTGCGATATTGCAACCTCGTACAGCGCACTCAAAAGGCGTGCTCAGTTATGGAATGAGAAGCCTTCTTGCTGAATGCGAATTACCTCTTCCGGTTACATCCCAAAGTTTGCAATTCGGACTTTCTCCCCTGTTTAGTGCGCTCTGCTATGCCGGTACTGCTGAAATTTTAATTGACTGCTTGCTATCGAATGAGCGCAAGACTGCGTCAGATAAAGCCGCAAAAGCCTCACTAATAAAGGCAAAAACCTACTTCCCATCTTTGAAGCACCTTGCTGGTTTAATGAAAGGAGACAGTGAAAAACTTGATCCATCACCGGCGGGCGACGTTCATCGCTTCAGGTATGTAGTACATGATCTTGATGCTGCCAATGAAAAGTACATTCCTGTTTTTGCAGAACAAAAACATGCAGAGCATGGTGTCACCCAGCTTGTTGTATCAGAGTCTGCACCGGGATACGCACGTTGTTTTGTTCGTTCGGACGTCATCAATGTTAATGATGTGCTTAGGGAGTGCAGTTTTCGGCTCGCGGTAAAGGGGGCAAATTTTTGTTTTTGGGCAGATGCGTTTTCTGGCGACATACTTATGCCTACGTCTTGTTTTTCGGATTTTGAGAAAATCATTGCCCGATGCCTTTCCGAGAGCAGTGCTGTTGAGCAATCCTCCGAAAACGTCATTCATGACGGGCCGTTGGGCGTAAATCAGAGAACATCCGCTCTGGCCTTATGGGTGGAGAAACAACCTTGGGGTAGGCAGTACCCGGAACCTCTATTTAGGCAGTCCTTCGTGGTTCAAAAAAGTTCGACACTAATGGAATCACACCAAGAGGTAAAAGTAAGAGACGTTACGCCTGAGGGAAAAGTCAGTCATGGGGAAGCTTTCAACTTGTTGTGGCGCAATAGCGTCGACAAGGACCAGGGCCGCTTGCGGCCAGATAGCATCATTGATGTTGAATATCGGCTGAAGGTTCGTCGAAGCAAAAGCACGAGTGAGGTTTACGGGGAAATCGTAAATCTGTCATTAGTCACGGAAGATATTGCTCAGAGTTTGCCCGGATGA